ATAGTAAAGAATTAAAGGCAACAGCAATGCCATTTAAGAAAACCCGCGCTTGGCTTTTTTCGAGCCTAGCGCTCACCATTACCGCTTACGGCGTGTGGATCATGTTCGATATTTTAAATTCTAACGGCATGACACCGCTTGAGTACGCTTTACTAGCATTATTTACAGTTACCTTCGCGTGGATCGTTACAGCTTTTTGTAGTGGCTGCATGGGCTTCATCCTGCAATTATTTCGTATTGACCCTTTAACCTTAAAACGTCAAAAGCCAATCGAAATTAATCAGCATGCCTTGAGCCAAACTAAAACAGCCATTGTTATGCCTATCTACAACGAGGATACAGAGCGTGTAATCGCAGGTTTTGAGGTAAGTTTACGCTCGCTGGCTAAAACAGGGCAAATGCCACATTATGATTTTTACTTGCTCAGTGACACCCAAAACCCTGAAATTGCACGTAATGAACTTAAAGCGTGGAATGCACTTACTGAGCGCTTAGGTGATTTAGCTAAGCACACTTTTTATCGTCGCCGTGAAGACAATAAACACCGTAAAGTAGGTAATTTAACTGACTTTTGCGAACGTTGGGGCAGCCAATACGATCACATGGTTGTACTTGATGCCGATAGCATTATGACGGGTCAATGTATGCTTGAGCTGACTTCTAGCATGATCAGTAATCCAAAATCAGGTTTGATCCAAACTATTCCCATCCCAGTTCGCCAAGACACTTTTTTTGGTCGCTTTTTACAGTTTGCATCCATTTTATATAGCCCAATGTTGGCAACAGGGTCTGCTTTTTGGCAAACAAACCAAGCAAATTACTGGGGTCACAATGCGATTATTCGCGTTGAAGCATTCACTAAATGCTGCGGTTTGCCTGTTCTAAAAGGCAATGCCCCATTTGGTGGTGAAATCTTAAGCCATGACTTCGTAGAAGCTTCACTTCTACATCGTAGTGGTTGGGATGTGTTACTGCTTAGTGATATTGAAGGTAGCTACGAAGAAGTACCAAGTAACATTCTCGATTACGCAATCCGTGATAGACGTTGGGTGCAAGGTAATATCCAGCATTTAGGTTTATTGCCTAAATCGGGTCTTAAGCTAATGAGTAAAATGCATTTTTTATTTGGTGCCACAGCATATATCTCATCGTTAATTTGGTTATCTATGCTGGCATTAAGCACATTAGATGCGGTGACTCGTGCACTTAATAGCGACGTGTACTTTAACCATGCTTATCAGCTTTTCCCAACTTGGCAAATTGCCAAAACTGACTTAATTGATTCGTTGTTATTTATTACTGCAGTGCTGTTATTACTACCTAAATTAATGGGTGTTATTGTGACTTTAGTTCACCGTAATAAGGCCTTTGGTGGCACTATGAAGCTAATTGCAGGTTCACTAATCGAAACGATTTTTGCGATAGTGATTGCACCGCTAATGATGGTATTTCATAGCTATTTTGTAGTGTGCGTATTTTTAGGTAAAAAAGTAAGTTGGGATGCACAGCCTCGGGAAGGCAGAATGGTGCCGTGGAAAGAAGCGATTGGTTATACATTATTTTCGACTATTACGGCGATTATTTGGGGCTCGGTTGCTTACTATTACACACCGACTTTCTTTTGGTGGTTATCACCGATTTTAGTGGGCCTTATTTTGGCAGCACCAATTGTGCGCTACTCAAGCAGCATCGGCTTAGGTGTTAAAATGCGTAAAATGGGTTTATTTTTATGCCCAAGCGAAGTTGAAAACGATGATACCTTAGCGGCACTTCGTGTACACCAACAAGAAATTGCTTTGCCTAAAGATGAACACGCTAACTTTAGTGT
The nucleotide sequence above comes from Pseudoalteromonas shioyasakiensis. Encoded proteins:
- the mdoH gene encoding glucans biosynthesis glucosyltransferase MdoH is translated as MSGIQTTSNSKELKATAMPFKKTRAWLFSSLALTITAYGVWIMFDILNSNGMTPLEYALLALFTVTFAWIVTAFCSGCMGFILQLFRIDPLTLKRQKPIEINQHALSQTKTAIVMPIYNEDTERVIAGFEVSLRSLAKTGQMPHYDFYLLSDTQNPEIARNELKAWNALTERLGDLAKHTFYRRREDNKHRKVGNLTDFCERWGSQYDHMVVLDADSIMTGQCMLELTSSMISNPKSGLIQTIPIPVRQDTFFGRFLQFASILYSPMLATGSAFWQTNQANYWGHNAIIRVEAFTKCCGLPVLKGNAPFGGEILSHDFVEASLLHRSGWDVLLLSDIEGSYEEVPSNILDYAIRDRRWVQGNIQHLGLLPKSGLKLMSKMHFLFGATAYISSLIWLSMLALSTLDAVTRALNSDVYFNHAYQLFPTWQIAKTDLIDSLLFITAVLLLLPKLMGVIVTLVHRNKAFGGTMKLIAGSLIETIFAIVIAPLMMVFHSYFVVCVFLGKKVSWDAQPREGRMVPWKEAIGYTLFSTITAIIWGSVAYYYTPTFFWWLSPILVGLILAAPIVRYSSSIGLGVKMRKMGLFLCPSEVENDDTLAALRVHQQEIALPKDEHANFSVPTLPNEYPTVMPIQSFKAPSGKKRKQVRLAQKRIKAKLFAKS